The Rhodoflexus caldus genome includes a window with the following:
- a CDS encoding transposase — LKSLCHKSAEGQNRRITVNHRLNELRAQARTLLNSPEGKAHRSKHPIEVEAVFGQLKRNNGFTRFSMRGLEKVRLEFLLMALGHNLRKMVAKARRFFYHFLALYRALRRLTTLFYKPCLPIKHNQTLLLAST, encoded by the coding sequence CCCTGAAAAGTCTGTGTCATAAGTCAGCCGAAGGGCAAAACAGGCGCATCACGGTCAATCATCGGCTCAATGAGCTTCGGGCGCAGGCAAGAACATTACTTAACAGCCCCGAAGGCAAAGCCCACCGAAGTAAGCACCCCATAGAAGTAGAAGCCGTATTTGGTCAGTTGAAACGCAACAACGGTTTTACCCGATTCAGTATGCGGGGATTGGAAAAGGTGCGCCTGGAATTCCTGCTCATGGCACTTGGGCACAACCTGCGCAAAATGGTGGCAAAGGCCCGCCGTTTTTTTTATCATTTTTTAGCCCTATATCGCGCCTTGCGGAGGCTAACAACCCTGTTTTACAAGCCATGCTTGCCCATAAAGCACAACCAAACTCTGTTATTGGCTAGTACTTAA
- the accD gene encoding acetyl-CoA carboxylase, carboxyltransferase subunit beta: MSWFKRSEKNITTPTAEKKDAPNGLWFKTPTGKIIHMKELKNNCYVSPEDGYHVKIGSREYFEILFDGNEFTEIAPELIAGDPLNFSDTKSYVSRLQDSRAKTGLNDAARSAYGKMNGVNIVVACMDFEFIGGSMGSVVGEKIARAIDVALENRWPLVVISRSGGARMMEAGFSLMQMAKTSAKLALLHEAGVPYVSLMTDPTTGGVSASFAMLGDFNIAEPGALIGFAGPRVIRETIGKDLPKGFQTAEFLLEHGFLDFIVDRRQLKTKLTLLFNMLK; encoded by the coding sequence ATGAGTTGGTTTAAACGTTCCGAAAAAAACATAACAACCCCTACGGCAGAAAAGAAAGATGCGCCCAACGGTTTGTGGTTTAAAACACCTACGGGTAAAATTATCCACATGAAAGAGTTGAAAAACAACTGTTATGTCAGCCCCGAGGACGGTTATCATGTTAAAATCGGTTCGCGTGAGTATTTTGAAATCCTGTTTGACGGGAATGAGTTCACCGAAATTGCTCCGGAACTGATTGCGGGCGACCCGCTCAATTTCTCCGACACCAAGTCCTACGTTTCACGTCTGCAAGACAGCCGCGCCAAAACCGGCCTTAACGATGCCGCACGCTCTGCCTACGGCAAAATGAACGGAGTCAATATTGTTGTCGCCTGTATGGATTTTGAATTCATTGGCGGCTCCATGGGTTCGGTAGTAGGCGAAAAAATCGCCCGCGCCATCGATGTGGCATTAGAAAACAGGTGGCCATTGGTGGTCATTTCCCGTTCGGGCGGTGCGCGTATGATGGAAGCGGGATTTTCGTTGATGCAAATGGCAAAAACCTCCGCTAAACTTGCCTTGTTGCACGAAGCGGGTGTGCCCTATGTATCGCTGATGACAGACCCTACCACAGGCGGCGTTTCTGCGTCTTTTGCCATGCTGGGCGACTTTAATATTGCCGAGCCGGGAGCATTAATTGGCTTTGCAGGGCCGCGTGTCATTCGCGAAACAATCGGTAAAGACCTTCCCAAAGGCTTCCAAACAGCCGAATTCCTGTTAGAGCATGGCTTCCTTGATTTTATTGTGGACAGAAGGCAACTCAAAACCAAACTGACCCTGCTTTTCAACATGCTGAAATAA
- a CDS encoding class I fructose-bisphosphate aldolase, with product MSSYNKLVSLLGSEADSLLNHESKTISKEHLQLPNPQFVDKVFGQSNRSPQVLRSLGQLFGAGRLANTGYLSIFPVDQGIEHTAGASFAPNPIYFDPENIIRLAIEAGCNGVATTFGVLGMMSRKYAHKIPFIVKINHNELLTYPNKFDQIMFGSVKEAWNLGAVAVGATIYFGSEESNRQLVEVAEAFEMAHELGMATILWCYTRNNAFKKDGVDYHNATDVSSQATHIGATIQADIIKQKLPVNNGGFKALNFGKSHPKMYSELTTDHPIDLCRYQVANCFMGRAGLINSGGESAGASDLAESVRTAVINKRAGGMGLILGRKAFQRPFAEGVELLHTVQDVYLSPEITVA from the coding sequence ATGTCATCTTACAACAAACTTGTATCGCTGCTTGGCTCTGAAGCCGATTCATTGCTGAACCACGAAAGCAAAACTATCAGCAAAGAACATCTGCAACTTCCTAATCCGCAGTTTGTAGATAAGGTTTTTGGTCAGTCAAACCGTTCGCCGCAGGTTTTGCGCAGCCTTGGCCAACTTTTCGGCGCAGGTCGATTGGCAAATACCGGCTACCTTTCCATCTTTCCGGTAGACCAAGGCATTGAGCATACGGCCGGTGCATCGTTTGCCCCCAACCCGATTTATTTTGACCCCGAAAATATTATTCGCTTGGCAATTGAAGCGGGTTGCAACGGTGTGGCTACAACCTTTGGCGTATTGGGTATGATGTCGCGCAAGTATGCGCATAAAATCCCATTCATTGTAAAAATTAATCACAATGAATTACTGACCTACCCTAATAAGTTTGACCAAATTATGTTCGGCAGCGTAAAAGAGGCATGGAATCTGGGTGCTGTGGCAGTCGGCGCTACCATCTATTTTGGCTCGGAAGAGTCTAACCGTCAGTTGGTAGAAGTGGCAGAAGCCTTCGAGATGGCTCATGAGCTCGGCATGGCTACCATTTTGTGGTGCTACACTCGCAATAATGCATTCAAAAAAGACGGCGTGGATTATCATAACGCCACCGACGTTTCTTCGCAAGCTACTCATATCGGTGCTACCATTCAGGCAGACATCATCAAGCAAAAATTGCCTGTGAATAACGGCGGCTTTAAAGCGCTCAATTTCGGCAAATCGCATCCGAAAATGTACTCAGAGCTGACCACCGACCATCCGATTGACTTGTGTCGCTATCAGGTGGCTAACTGCTTCATGGGTCGTGCAGGTTTGATTAACTCCGGCGGCGAGTCGGCCGGTGCAAGCGACTTGGCCGAATCTGTACGCACGGCGGTTATTAACAAACGCGCCGGCGGCATGGGGCTTATTTTGGGCCGCAAAGCCTTCCAGCGACCGTTTGCGGAAGGTGTGGAACTGTTGCATACGGTTCAGGACGTATATCTGTCCCCTGAAATTACTGTTGCCTAA
- a CDS encoding PAS domain-containing protein: protein MQIELTASDIEMIANVVGCTKRQVRHVLKGERGGRNTALQQKIKKLAELRQEQNASLQMQAAESPDNAQKPLSIAYGSSKNSHPAIKNLLLGSLIDSHQDGIFAFNRQLQYILWNPKMEQITGVPADVCIGKTPSEIFDKISHLIDIERDASYKNRVLAGDSFSFPAKTYIYPDKEYYWNELYIRPLHDEEDRIVGGIGIIRDVTAYIRTQQKLSEEIARYQITEVFMTTIVCKGYMHGTHYIMEWVSPTFTAALGYTMEQFNMASRQNRGWISYEAQMLRYKATEQQLLDNREVKDFIMFSHRNGKPMPVACYYRPLPPVAGKNAAFWLAISEVQVNKENDWQIRAFFDDAENFFAIIQSKTFEVIYANPSLIRHSKTKTVIGNNFLETHRRYYHRDIKQALFQLNKIFDRSYVILDMGANRAFDSRKLIWLFVQINPTTIYAVGKMLM from the coding sequence ATGCAGATAGAACTTACTGCATCAGATATTGAAATGATAGCAAATGTTGTCGGATGCACCAAAAGGCAAGTTCGTCATGTTTTAAAAGGCGAACGCGGGGGTAGAAATACAGCCTTGCAGCAAAAAATAAAAAAATTGGCAGAACTGCGCCAAGAGCAAAATGCAAGTTTGCAAATGCAGGCTGCCGAAAGCCCCGATAATGCGCAAAAACCTTTGTCAATTGCCTACGGCAGCAGCAAAAACAGCCATCCGGCAATTAAAAATTTACTGTTGGGCAGCCTGATTGACAGCCATCAGGATGGAATATTTGCATTTAACAGACAACTGCAATACATCTTATGGAATCCTAAGATGGAGCAAATCACCGGCGTTCCTGCGGATGTTTGCATAGGCAAAACGCCAAGCGAAATTTTTGATAAAATATCCCATTTGATTGATATTGAGCGCGATGCTTCTTACAAAAACCGCGTTCTGGCAGGAGATTCCTTTTCGTTTCCGGCCAAAACATATATTTATCCCGACAAAGAGTATTATTGGAACGAGTTGTATATCAGGCCATTACACGATGAAGAAGACCGCATCGTTGGCGGCATAGGCATTATCAGGGATGTAACGGCCTATATCCGCACACAACAAAAACTCAGCGAAGAGATAGCCCGCTATCAGATTACGGAAGTTTTTATGACCACTATTGTCTGCAAAGGTTACATGCACGGCACGCACTACATTATGGAGTGGGTATCTCCTACCTTTACCGCTGCTTTGGGTTATACGATGGAACAGTTCAATATGGCATCGCGGCAAAACAGAGGTTGGATATCCTATGAGGCGCAGATGCTTCGCTACAAAGCAACCGAACAACAACTGCTTGATAATCGGGAGGTTAAGGATTTTATTATGTTCAGTCATCGCAACGGCAAACCGATGCCGGTGGCCTGCTATTACAGACCTTTACCACCCGTTGCAGGCAAGAACGCCGCATTTTGGCTGGCCATCAGCGAGGTGCAGGTGAACAAAGAAAACGATTGGCAAATCCGCGCATTTTTTGATGATGCGGAAAATTTTTTTGCCATTATTCAGTCAAAAACTTTTGAGGTGATTTATGCCAACCCTTCTTTGATACGACATTCAAAAACAAAAACAGTTATTGGCAATAACTTTCTGGAAACGCATCGCCGCTACTATCATCGCGATATTAAACAGGCACTTTTCCAATTGAATAAAATTTTTGACAGGTCTTATGTGATCCTCGACATGGGCGCCAACCGTGCCTTTGACAGCCGCAAGCTCATATGGCTTTTTGTACAGATAAATCCGACTACTATCTATGCTGTCGGCAAAATGTTGATGTGA
- a CDS encoding helix-turn-helix domain-containing protein: MINLANNIKFLRDLNNLSQYGFAKLFNLTRGKVASYEVGTEPALKTLVAMAKHFNLTLDELITADLSTMAPRPSEAQLAQERLAEETKWERVTAELELLRKENAELKKDKAHLQAWLDQIMKRGL, from the coding sequence ATGATTAATTTAGCAAACAACATCAAGTTCCTGAGAGACTTGAATAATTTGAGCCAATACGGCTTTGCCAAGTTGTTTAATCTGACAAGAGGTAAAGTTGCTTCTTACGAAGTCGGCACCGAACCTGCGTTGAAAACACTGGTGGCAATGGCTAAACATTTCAACCTAACTTTGGATGAGTTGATTACGGCAGACCTGAGCACAATGGCTCCGCGCCCAAGCGAAGCGCAACTCGCTCAGGAAAGACTGGCAGAAGAAACCAAGTGGGAACGTGTTACAGCCGAGCTCGAGTTGCTGCGCAAGGAAAATGCAGAACTCAAAAAAGACAAGGCGCATTTGCAGGCTTGGTTAGACCAAATTATGAAACGCGGTCTATAA
- a CDS encoding AAA domain-containing protein, which translates to MSESLTHLQQMLALIGLEQRAEEQLFKQRIEEVPLGEQRKSGYTWHPLQILSSDTTTGNRLRLEVARTTATDAPQVFQPNAAVVLAVWENGKITERTRGVVTKAAQDKLTVVLDEEELPEWAEGTSLGITLMYDATTYQEMTKALQAVIEARGNRLAELREILAGNSAPSFTTNEHITAPQSLNQRQLDALALVHRAQDVAIVHGPPGTGKTTTLVEIIHQTVAHEKRVLVTAPSNAAADLLAEKLAHKGMRVVRIGNPARVGEELQTLTLDGQIERHPDYKQMLQWRRTAMQLFLQAGKFKRNFDLQAREERKLLRAEAKDYLQLANKTEDYIINDIFAKAQAVVSTVTGAAHASLRQYHFKTVFIDEAAQALEPAAWIAIAKADRVVMAGDHCQLPAVVKSEEAVRKGLAVSLMERCMNGHYGERMSVMLTVQYRMHPDIMAFPSRWFYHNELQAADSIGSEWLDPQLPPLTFIDTAGCCFEEYTDEATGSTSNEAEADLLLRIILQEQELLQRPVAVISPYQAQVKLLRDKCSNYPNIEVNTIDSFQGQEREVVYISLVRSNAEGQIGFLNDLRRSNVAITRAKKRLVIIGDSATLSYHPYYQSLIDFTIEKSYYKSAWEWL; encoded by the coding sequence ATGTCCGAATCTCTGACACATTTGCAGCAGATGCTTGCCCTCATTGGCTTAGAGCAAAGGGCAGAAGAGCAATTATTTAAGCAGCGCATAGAGGAAGTGCCCTTGGGCGAACAGCGAAAAAGCGGTTATACATGGCATCCGCTGCAAATCCTAAGCAGCGACACAACTACGGGCAATCGCCTGCGGTTAGAAGTTGCCCGCACCACCGCTACCGATGCGCCGCAGGTATTTCAGCCCAATGCGGCGGTAGTACTGGCCGTTTGGGAAAACGGCAAAATAACCGAACGCACCCGCGGCGTAGTAACCAAAGCCGCACAGGATAAACTAACCGTTGTGTTAGACGAGGAGGAACTCCCCGAATGGGCAGAGGGCACATCGTTGGGCATCACCCTAATGTACGATGCAACTACATATCAGGAAATGACAAAAGCCTTGCAGGCAGTGATTGAAGCCCGCGGCAACCGCTTGGCAGAGCTGCGCGAAATATTGGCAGGTAACAGCGCGCCTTCGTTTACAACCAACGAACACATAACGGCACCGCAGTCGCTCAACCAACGGCAGTTAGATGCGCTTGCGTTAGTACATCGGGCGCAGGATGTGGCCATTGTGCACGGGCCGCCGGGCACGGGCAAAACCACCACTCTGGTAGAAATTATTCACCAAACCGTTGCCCATGAAAAGCGCGTGTTGGTAACAGCGCCAAGCAATGCCGCCGCTGACTTGTTGGCAGAAAAATTGGCACACAAAGGCATGAGAGTAGTGCGGATAGGCAATCCTGCAAGGGTAGGAGAGGAGTTGCAGACGCTTACTCTCGACGGGCAAATAGAACGCCACCCCGACTATAAACAGATGCTGCAATGGCGACGCACGGCTATGCAACTGTTTTTGCAGGCAGGTAAATTTAAGCGCAACTTTGACCTGCAAGCTCGCGAAGAACGCAAATTGCTGCGCGCCGAAGCCAAAGATTATTTGCAACTGGCCAATAAAACCGAGGATTACATCATCAATGACATATTTGCCAAAGCACAGGCAGTCGTAAGTACGGTTACGGGTGCTGCACACGCTTCGCTGAGGCAATACCATTTTAAAACAGTTTTTATAGACGAAGCCGCGCAGGCGCTCGAGCCCGCTGCATGGATAGCGATTGCCAAAGCCGACCGCGTAGTGATGGCGGGCGACCATTGCCAACTGCCCGCAGTCGTCAAATCGGAAGAGGCTGTGCGTAAGGGCTTGGCTGTCAGCCTGATGGAGCGCTGCATGAACGGTCATTACGGGGAACGGATGAGCGTTATGCTTACCGTTCAATACCGTATGCATCCCGATATTATGGCGTTCCCTTCGCGCTGGTTCTATCACAACGAGTTGCAGGCAGCCGATAGCATTGGCAGCGAGTGGTTAGACCCGCAACTGCCTCCGCTTACTTTTATAGATACGGCAGGTTGCTGTTTTGAGGAATACACCGATGAGGCCACAGGCAGCACATCCAACGAAGCCGAAGCCGATTTGCTGTTAAGAATTATTTTACAGGAGCAAGAATTATTGCAGCGTCCGGTAGCGGTTATCAGCCCGTATCAGGCACAGGTAAAACTGCTGCGCGATAAATGCAGCAATTATCCGAACATAGAAGTCAATACAATTGACAGTTTTCAGGGGCAGGAGCGCGAGGTGGTTTACATCAGCTTGGTTCGCTCCAATGCCGAAGGGCAAATCGGCTTTTTAAACGACCTCAGGCGAAGCAACGTGGCCATCACCCGCGCGAAAAAACGACTGGTAATCATCGGCGACAGCGCAACTTTGAGCTATCATCCTTACTACCAGTCGTTAATTGACTTTACAATTGAGAAATCTTACTACAAAAGTGCTTGGGAGTGGTTATAG
- a CDS encoding PIN domain-containing protein, whose translation MKWKIPDTNALVIMIVAMVEPGLVKSHKRTASYFLEQDDAEKLIKRVELDKLLLLPNILTEVDNLLCGTFHDKYQPKYLSILEILTQKAKEEYIPSKQAVKAGWVFSKLGITDTLIINLALHYRKGKLLDYVITGDSKLSDYLRGYNIPTYDIKAELNKKL comes from the coding sequence ATGAAGTGGAAAATTCCTGATACCAATGCACTGGTTATCATGATAGTCGCTATGGTAGAACCTGGTTTAGTTAAATCGCACAAACGAACGGCATCGTATTTCCTTGAACAGGATGATGCTGAAAAACTAATTAAACGAGTAGAACTTGATAAACTTTTGCTTCTGCCCAATATTTTAACAGAGGTTGATAATCTTTTATGCGGCACATTCCATGACAAGTATCAACCAAAGTATTTGAGCATTTTGGAAATACTCACTCAAAAAGCAAAGGAAGAATACATTCCGTCTAAGCAGGCAGTCAAAGCCGGATGGGTATTTAGCAAACTTGGTATCACAGATACGCTTATTATCAATTTAGCCTTACACTATCGGAAGGGAAAACTGTTAGATTATGTGATTACAGGTGATTCAAAATTGTCAGATTATCTCAGAGGGTACAATATTCCCACTTACGATATTAAAGCAGAGCTCAACAAAAAGCTGTAA
- the hisIE gene encoding bifunctional phosphoribosyl-AMP cyclohydrolase/phosphoribosyl-ATP diphosphatase HisIE: MPTPPPDFDKSNGLLPAIVQDAVTGKVLMLGYMNAEAYQKTISERVVTFFSRSKNRLWTKGETSGHFLHVTDVLVDCDRDTVLVKARPQGPTCHTGADTCFDESNASNVLFIEHLKQVIKSRKNASPESSYTAKLFAKGINKIAQKVGEEAVELVIEAKDDNKELFLGEAADLLFHYLVLLEAKSIDLNEVIDVLRRRHK, translated from the coding sequence ATGCCAACACCACCACCCGATTTTGATAAAAGCAATGGCCTGCTGCCTGCAATTGTGCAAGATGCTGTAACGGGCAAAGTACTGATGCTGGGCTACATGAATGCCGAAGCCTACCAGAAAACAATCTCCGAACGAGTTGTAACTTTTTTCAGCCGTTCCAAAAATCGTCTTTGGACAAAAGGCGAAACTTCCGGTCATTTTTTACATGTTACCGATGTGCTGGTTGATTGCGACCGCGATACGGTGCTTGTCAAAGCACGTCCACAGGGGCCTACCTGCCATACAGGTGCAGATACCTGCTTTGACGAAAGCAACGCAAGCAACGTACTCTTTATTGAACACTTGAAGCAGGTGATCAAAAGTCGCAAAAACGCCTCGCCCGAAAGTTCTTATACGGCCAAACTTTTTGCCAAAGGAATTAACAAAATTGCGCAGAAAGTAGGCGAAGAGGCCGTAGAGTTAGTCATTGAAGCAAAAGACGATAACAAAGAACTGTTTTTAGGAGAAGCCGCTGACCTGCTGTTCCATTATTTAGTACTACTGGAAGCAAAATCTATTGACCTGAATGAGGTGATAGACGTACTCCGCCGGAGACACAAGTAA
- a CDS encoding glycoside hydrolase family 32 protein, whose amino-acid sequence MKIKSHLLGLLTLAAVAACNPAAKEGKQISQLTDSITVHLRPQFHFTPRKFWTNDPNGLLYHDGEFHLFFQHNPFDKVWGHMHWGHAVSRDLLHWEELPIAIAEDTAMIFSGSAVVDKNNTAGFGENAFVAFYTAHRILDPKNPDVYLQTQHMAYSTDKGRTWTKYDKNPVIDLGKKDFRDPKVFWHEESKKWIMAVNLPNEHKTQFYGSANLKNWELLSEFGPEGNVAIPWECPDLFSLPVENEPGKQKWVLLISAEGPYPGFQGMQYFIGEFDGKRFKNDNPANKPLYLDYGRDYFAAVTFNHIPNDRRVLLGWISNWAYANQVPTHPWRNGMAIPRMLYLRKEPEGYRLLQQPVEMVNDMAKSSTRHLNIELQRAGELVVGNQDKGGDLYDIEGTFEFANDAVFGFKIFKSDTEETVIRYDAARRMLYLDRSKSGDVSFSPKFTVLDSVAIDTNGENLKLRVLFDRNTVEVFAQDGRYTISNVVFPSEKSRGVVAFGEKGKGLAKLVTSSFRDLKPEIKK is encoded by the coding sequence ATGAAGATAAAATCACATTTGCTTGGCCTATTGACCCTTGCAGCGGTGGCAGCCTGCAATCCTGCCGCCAAAGAAGGGAAGCAAATCAGCCAACTTACTGACAGTATAACGGTGCATTTGCGTCCGCAATTCCATTTTACGCCGCGGAAATTCTGGACAAACGACCCTAACGGGCTATTGTACCACGACGGCGAATTTCATCTTTTCTTCCAGCACAATCCTTTTGATAAAGTATGGGGGCATATGCACTGGGGTCATGCCGTCAGCCGCGATCTGCTGCATTGGGAAGAACTGCCCATCGCAATTGCAGAGGATACTGCCATGATTTTCTCCGGCAGTGCCGTTGTAGATAAAAACAACACTGCGGGATTTGGCGAAAATGCTTTTGTGGCATTTTACACCGCTCACCGCATTTTAGACCCTAAAAACCCCGATGTGTATCTGCAAACGCAGCACATGGCATACAGCACCGACAAAGGGCGGACATGGACAAAGTATGACAAAAATCCTGTCATAGATTTAGGCAAAAAAGATTTTCGCGACCCCAAGGTTTTCTGGCACGAGGAAAGCAAAAAATGGATTATGGCGGTCAATCTGCCCAATGAACACAAAACGCAGTTTTACGGCTCTGCCAACCTGAAAAACTGGGAGTTGCTGAGCGAGTTTGGCCCGGAAGGGAATGTGGCCATCCCTTGGGAGTGCCCCGACCTGTTCTCTTTGCCTGTGGAAAACGAGCCCGGCAAGCAAAAATGGGTACTGCTTATTTCTGCCGAAGGGCCTTATCCCGGCTTTCAGGGGATGCAATACTTCATCGGTGAGTTTGACGGCAAGCGATTCAAGAACGATAACCCTGCCAACAAGCCACTGTATTTAGACTATGGCCGCGATTATTTTGCTGCCGTTACGTTCAACCATATACCTAACGACCGCCGCGTATTGTTGGGTTGGATAAGCAACTGGGCATATGCCAATCAGGTGCCTACGCACCCTTGGCGTAACGGAATGGCTATTCCGCGCATGTTGTATTTGCGCAAAGAACCGGAAGGCTACCGTTTGCTGCAACAACCCGTGGAAATGGTTAATGACATGGCCAAGTCAAGCACGCGCCATCTGAATATTGAACTCCAACGCGCAGGCGAGTTGGTAGTCGGCAATCAGGACAAAGGCGGAGACCTCTACGACATTGAAGGTACTTTTGAATTTGCCAACGATGCGGTTTTCGGTTTTAAAATTTTCAAAAGCGATACGGAAGAAACGGTGATTCGCTACGATGCAGCCCGTAGGATGCTCTATTTAGACCGCAGCAAGTCGGGCGATGTATCATTCAGCCCGAAGTTTACTGTTTTGGACAGTGTGGCGATTGATACGAACGGCGAAAACCTCAAATTGCGCGTATTGTTTGACCGCAATACCGTAGAGGTGTTTGCCCAAGACGGGCGTTATACCATCAGCAACGTTGTTTTTCCGTCCGAAAAAAGCCGTGGCGTAGTGGCATTTGGCGAAAAGGGCAAAGGACTGGCCAAATTGGTAACATCCTCTTTCCGCGACCTGAAACCCGAAATAAAGAAATAG
- a CDS encoding vanadium-dependent haloperoxidase, with amino-acid sequence MTISLRFCLLLCSLSGLLAGLQACSSTQKDTQEASSANVQPIAADSPVLLHKGLQEVTDVVIYDIFSPPVASRIYAYTALAAYEATRWADTAKYPSLTARLRGFDPMPVPSTDISKAAALAGFKAMFTVARKVTFSHDSLNRCEKEVMAAVEKSGMPKETIAKATEFGEAVGKAVLARAAKDNYKESRGYERYNVTRREDVWNPTPPDYADALEPYWRTIATLALDSAAQFKPPRPIPYSNKKDSPYFKEVQDVFDVNRQLTKEQQEIAFFWDDNPFVSHHKGHVVFNSKKMTPGGHWMMIASQIARNTNADAARTAQSFAMVSIALFDGFISCWEEKFYSNMPRPIAVINKYIDETWEPFLQTPPFPEYTSGHSVISSASAEVMTALYGDNFAFNDSTEVPYGRSVRSFSSFRQAAEECSISRLYGGIHYRNTLKRSAEQGKKVGNWVLLRTKINSTTAQ; translated from the coding sequence ATGACAATTTCTCTTCGTTTCTGTTTACTCCTGTGCAGCCTGTCGGGGCTGTTGGCAGGTTTGCAAGCATGTAGCAGCACACAGAAAGACACGCAGGAGGCATCCTCTGCCAATGTGCAACCCATTGCTGCCGATTCACCCGTGTTACTGCACAAAGGTTTGCAGGAAGTTACCGATGTGGTTATTTACGACATCTTTTCGCCGCCGGTCGCCAGTCGGATATATGCTTATACCGCACTGGCAGCCTATGAAGCCACCCGTTGGGCAGATACGGCAAAATATCCTTCGCTTACTGCCCGTCTGCGCGGGTTTGACCCCATGCCCGTTCCTTCAACCGACATCAGCAAGGCGGCAGCATTGGCAGGTTTCAAAGCCATGTTTACCGTGGCAAGAAAAGTTACGTTTTCTCACGATTCGCTCAACCGCTGCGAAAAGGAAGTGATGGCTGCTGTAGAAAAAAGCGGTATGCCCAAGGAAACCATTGCAAAGGCGACCGAATTTGGCGAGGCTGTGGGTAAAGCTGTTCTTGCCCGCGCCGCCAAAGACAACTACAAAGAGTCGCGGGGCTATGAGCGATACAATGTAACTCGTCGGGAAGATGTGTGGAATCCTACGCCGCCCGATTACGCCGATGCTTTGGAGCCTTATTGGCGCACCATTGCAACGTTGGCGCTGGACTCTGCCGCACAGTTCAAACCGCCGCGCCCGATTCCTTATTCCAACAAAAAAGACAGCCCGTACTTCAAAGAAGTGCAGGATGTATTTGATGTGAACAGGCAACTGACCAAAGAACAGCAGGAAATTGCCTTCTTTTGGGATGACAACCCTTTTGTATCGCACCACAAAGGGCATGTAGTTTTCAATTCCAAGAAAATGACCCCCGGCGGGCACTGGATGATGATTGCTTCGCAAATAGCCCGCAATACCAACGCCGATGCTGCCCGCACTGCTCAAAGTTTCGCCATGGTCAGCATTGCTTTGTTTGATGGTTTTATTTCCTGCTGGGAAGAAAAGTTTTACAGCAATATGCCGCGCCCGATTGCCGTCATCAACAAATACATAGACGAAACATGGGAGCCGTTTTTGCAAACCCCTCCTTTCCCCGAATATACCAGCGGGCACAGCGTAATTTCCTCTGCCTCTGCCGAAGTGATGACCGCCCTTTACGGTGATAATTTTGCCTTCAATGACAGTACGGAAGTGCCTTATGGCCGTTCGGTAAGAAGTTTCAGCTCATTCAGGCAGGCCGCCGAGGAGTGCTCCATCAGCCGACTGTACGGCGGGATTCACTACCGGAACACGCTCAAGCGAAGCGCCGAACAAGGCAAAAAAGTAGGCAATTGGGTACTTTTACGCACGAAAATTAACTCAACCACTGCACAATGA